The genomic DNA TCTGCCCAGGTGTCAGTGCGCCGCCCCCACCAGGTCCTGCAGCCGCGCCACTCCGTGCCGCTCACAGTACTCCGCCAGGCCCGCCACCACCTGCACCGGCGTCTCGGGCGCCGCAAAATGGGCCGTCCCGACCGCCACGGCATTGGCGCCGGCCAGGATGAACTCCAGGGCGTCGTGCGCGTCCATGATCCCGCCCATGCCAATGATCGGTACGCCCAGCTTCGCGGCATGGACCTGCCAGACCATGCGCACAGCTACGGGCCGGATCGCCGGCCCGGACAGCCCGCCGGTGATGTTCCCCAGCTTGGGCTTGCGCTTCTCGATGTCGATGGCCATGCCGACGAGCGTGTTGATGAGCGACAGCGCGTCCGAGCCCGCCGCGACGGCCGCCGCCGCCAGGGGCGCGATGTCGGTCACGTTCGGCGACAGTTTCGTGATGAGCGGCAGGTCGGTGGCCTGGCGGACCGCCCGCACCAGCGCCGACAGCGAGTCCGGCTCCAGCCCGAAGAGCATCCCGCCCTGCTCGCAGTTGGGGCACGAGGCGTTGATCTCCAGCGCGGCCACCTGGCCGGTGTCCGTCAGGCGCTCCGCCACGGCGGCATAGTCGGCGATGCTGTCGCCGGCGATGTTGACGATGACCGGCACCCGCAGGTGCGACAGGTACGGCAGCTTGTCGGCGATGACCGCCTCGACCCCCGGGTTCTGCAGCCCGATGGCATTGAGCATCCCGGCCGGCGTCTCCGTGACGCGAGGGGGCTTGTTGCCGATCCGGGGGTGCAGCGTCG from bacterium includes the following:
- a CDS encoding dihydroorotate dehydrogenase translates to MAQTDLSLNLAGLSLKNPVMTASGTFGWGLEFGKLVDVSALGAVVVKATTLHPRIGNKPPRVTETPAGMLNAIGLQNPGVEAVIADKLPYLSHLRVPVIVNIAGDSIADYAAVAERLTDTGQVAALEINASCPNCEQGGMLFGLEPDSLSALVRAVRQATDLPLITKLSPNVTDIAPLAAAAVAAGSDALSLINTLVGMAIDIEKRKPKLGNITGGLSGPAIRPVAVRMVWQVHAAKLGVPIIGMGGIMDAHDALEFILAGANAVAVGTAHFAAPETPVQVVAGLAEYCERHGVARLQDLVGAAH